A part of Microcoleus sp. AS-A8 genomic DNA contains:
- a CDS encoding DUF924 domain-containing protein: MSQPLHLSPAQEILDFWFGQPDAAGYGKSRKIWFIKNPEFDEEVRSRFFPTYQQAAAGELDSWKASPQACLALIILLDQFPRNLFRGQPQAFATDSQALAYAKHAVANDFDKELLPIQRQFIYLPFEHSENLTHQHQCLELFSTLKDEPECVSSVDYAHRHFKVIERFGRFPHRNEILGRESTPEEAEFLKQPGSSF; the protein is encoded by the coding sequence ATGTCACAGCCCCTGCATTTATCGCCAGCCCAGGAAATTTTAGACTTTTGGTTTGGGCAACCGGATGCGGCAGGTTATGGCAAATCCCGAAAAATCTGGTTTATCAAGAACCCAGAATTCGATGAAGAGGTGCGATCGCGCTTTTTCCCCACTTATCAACAAGCAGCGGCGGGTGAACTGGACTCCTGGAAGGCATCACCTCAAGCCTGTCTAGCACTGATTATTCTGCTCGATCAATTCCCTCGCAACCTGTTTCGCGGACAACCCCAAGCCTTCGCGACTGACTCCCAAGCGCTTGCTTACGCCAAACATGCGGTTGCCAACGACTTCGACAAAGAATTACTGCCCATACAGCGACAGTTCATCTACTTACCCTTTGAACACAGCGAGAACCTAACCCATCAGCATCAGTGTTTAGAATTGTTCTCAACGTTGAAAGATGAGCCGGAATGTGTAAGTAGTGTCGATTATGCCCACCGTCACTTCAAAGTCATTGAACGTTTTGGGCGTTTTCCCCATCGCAATGAGATTTTAGGTCGAGAAAGTACTCCAGAAGAAGCCGAATTTCTTAAGCAACCGGGTTCATCATTTTAA